In a genomic window of Streptomyces sp. NBC_01142:
- a CDS encoding Rmf/CrpP fold protein encodes MGFREAAVRARQAGAHAALTGRPATDCPYRGEEPLLRAAWVRGYVAAEQQLAPAEP; translated from the coding sequence GTGGGATTCCGCGAGGCCGCGGTGCGCGCTCGGCAGGCCGGGGCGCACGCCGCCCTCACCGGGCGACCGGCTACCGACTGCCCGTACCGCGGCGAAGAGCCGCTGCTGCGCGCCGCATGGGTGCGCGGCTACGTCGCCGCCGAGCAGCAGCTCGCACCGGCCGAGCCGTAG
- a CDS encoding phage minor capsid protein, with amino-acid sequence MPIHPAMAEDLSAAVRDLYADAEQRLLGIVARQLADGFEAPGWATNKLRDIQALRRGAQGVVDALAEAVQLDVFDAVAEAYNIGARSGLAELGALHDADLRRIAETTPSTRAVDRLAAETIDLVTATHRGILRGVEDGYRQVIAEVSATPLLGVDTRRQATQSAMDRFADRGLRTFVDRGGRAWQMTSYAEMAVRTATGRAAVEAHGDKLRAAGVDLVIVSNAPHECPVCQPFEGKVLSLDGPGGARTVEVEHAVEDGSTVQVHIAGSLDEARQRGFQHPNCRHSIAAYLPGVTRPAAEASEDPDGYEATQKQRAIERGIRKYKNRSAAATSPEARRAAEAKVRQWQAKQRAHLAEHPELIRRREREQPGASNLPSTAPRPPQDAFEAARVRSGDERTLPEMTDEQLGAAIRPGVLDQRDLDRIRGEAGRRDEQVLLDRIRPQGRLVDNLAEFSDDELARVSTHLGDDDMLRIMGEMDRRDIDAAMPGIRRDLVGMSERDLAARARNVEGDRAAIGAEIHRRRALADLFPSGRLAGDLSALGDDLLVWGVRYAAPEDSARIAAEIDRRYPAAPPPAPAGARVADTLATRTALDEAMQPVPLDDPPPADPDEWGAYGRDLEKGPDGTEHMSAAERWAYERELEQRAAREAYSREEIRGMYQEHIYLQWLAAEDATRGHMLSRAAEAAGVDPRSLFTGPAHVAYARASEDLIRWWADTSPRVTLAEFTEQVTGVKNAAAETARQSAHGQQLKQ; translated from the coding sequence GTGCCCATCCACCCCGCCATGGCCGAGGATCTCTCGGCCGCTGTCCGCGACTTGTACGCGGACGCCGAGCAGCGGCTGCTCGGCATCGTCGCCCGGCAGCTCGCCGACGGGTTCGAAGCCCCGGGGTGGGCGACCAACAAACTGCGGGACATTCAGGCGCTGCGCCGCGGGGCACAGGGTGTCGTCGACGCCCTCGCCGAGGCGGTACAGCTCGACGTGTTCGACGCGGTCGCCGAGGCGTACAACATCGGCGCCCGATCCGGTCTCGCCGAACTCGGGGCACTGCACGATGCCGACCTGCGTCGGATCGCCGAGACCACGCCGAGCACGAGGGCAGTCGACCGCCTCGCCGCCGAGACAATCGATCTCGTAACGGCCACCCACCGCGGGATACTCCGCGGCGTCGAGGACGGGTACCGGCAGGTGATCGCCGAGGTTTCGGCGACTCCCCTGCTCGGCGTCGACACCCGCAGGCAGGCCACACAATCCGCCATGGACCGGTTTGCCGACCGGGGTCTGCGGACGTTCGTCGACCGCGGCGGGCGCGCGTGGCAGATGACGAGCTATGCCGAGATGGCCGTGCGGACGGCGACCGGTAGGGCCGCGGTCGAGGCGCACGGCGACAAGCTGCGCGCGGCCGGCGTCGACCTCGTGATCGTCAGCAACGCCCCCCACGAGTGCCCTGTGTGCCAACCGTTCGAGGGCAAGGTACTGAGCCTCGACGGACCCGGCGGCGCCCGCACGGTTGAGGTCGAGCACGCCGTCGAGGACGGCAGCACCGTGCAGGTGCACATCGCGGGCAGTCTCGACGAGGCACGGCAGCGCGGTTTCCAACACCCGAATTGCAGGCACAGCATTGCCGCCTATCTGCCCGGGGTGACCCGGCCGGCGGCCGAGGCGTCCGAGGACCCCGACGGATACGAGGCGACACAGAAGCAGAGGGCGATCGAGCGCGGGATCAGGAAGTACAAGAACCGGTCGGCCGCGGCGACGAGCCCCGAGGCTCGTCGGGCGGCCGAGGCCAAGGTTCGGCAGTGGCAGGCCAAACAGCGCGCCCACCTCGCCGAGCACCCCGAACTCATCCGCCGTCGCGAGCGCGAGCAGCCCGGCGCCAGCAACCTCCCCTCGACCGCACCGCGCCCGCCGCAGGACGCGTTCGAGGCTGCGCGCGTCCGCTCCGGCGACGAGCGCACCCTGCCCGAGATGACCGACGAGCAGCTCGGCGCCGCGATCCGGCCCGGCGTGCTCGATCAGCGCGACCTCGACCGCATCCGCGGCGAGGCCGGCCGGCGCGACGAGCAGGTGCTGCTCGACCGCATCCGACCGCAGGGCCGACTCGTCGACAACCTCGCCGAGTTCAGCGACGACGAGCTCGCCCGCGTCTCTACCCACCTCGGCGACGACGACATGCTGCGGATCATGGGGGAGATGGACCGGCGCGACATCGACGCCGCCATGCCCGGTATCCGCCGTGACCTCGTCGGCATGTCTGAACGGGACCTCGCCGCTCGCGCCCGCAACGTCGAAGGCGACCGGGCGGCGATCGGCGCCGAGATCCACCGCCGCCGAGCGCTCGCCGACCTCTTCCCCTCCGGCCGTCTCGCCGGCGACCTCTCCGCCCTCGGCGACGACCTGCTCGTCTGGGGGGTGCGCTACGCCGCCCCCGAGGACTCCGCCCGGATCGCCGCCGAAATCGACCGCCGGTACCCGGCCGCGCCACCGCCCGCCCCCGCGGGCGCACGCGTCGCCGACACCCTCGCCACCCGGACCGCGCTCGACGAGGCCATGCAGCCCGTGCCCCTCGACGACCCGCCCCCGGCGGACCCCGACGAGTGGGGCGCCTACGGGCGCGACCTCGAAAAGGGCCCCGACGGGACCGAGCACATGTCCGCCGCCGAGCGTTGGGCGTACGAGCGGGAACTCGAACAGCGGGCGGCACGCGAGGCGTACAGCCGCGAAGAGATACGCGGGATGTACCAGGAACACATTTACCTGCAATGGCTCGCCGCCGAGGACGCGACCCGAGGGCACATGCTCAGCCGCGCGGCCGAGGCCGCCGGCGTCGACCCGCGCTCGCTCTTCACCGGGCCGGCGCACGTCGCCTACGCCCGCGCCTCGGAAGACCTCATCAGATGGTGGGCCGATACCTCGCCGCGCGTCACGCTCGCCGAGTTCACCGAGCAGGTGACCGGCGTCAAGAACGCGGCGGCCGAGACCGCCCGCCAGTCCGCCCACGGTCAGCAGCTCAAGCAGTAA
- a CDS encoding cold-shock protein: MTNLKRGTVKWFNITKGFGFIEPEVGGDDIFVHISAVEKAGLSSLEDGQEIQFEIEEDQQTGKASAINLEVD, encoded by the coding sequence ATGACGAATCTGAAGCGCGGCACAGTGAAGTGGTTCAACATCACCAAGGGGTTCGGATTCATCGAGCCCGAGGTCGGCGGTGACGACATCTTTGTCCACATCTCCGCAGTCGAGAAGGCAGGTCTGAGCTCCCTCGAAGACGGCCAAGAGATTCAGTTCGAGATCGAAGAGGACCAGCAGACCGGCAAGGCGTCCGCCATCAATCTGGAGGTCGATTAG
- a CDS encoding phage portal protein, translating into MPLPDNNAPWPPPHLARPLAEMRVDDAWYSGDAAKLTAVYANNPSRTNGASRLWGRRRAPQPGKRDNRLHIPLAGDIATASADLLFSEPPVFTVADTATQDRLNELSDADGIANTLLEGAEVAAALGGVYLRITWDRSLVDRPLLTTVHADCAVPEFSFGLLRAVTFWHELASDGATVLRHLERHERGRILHALYQGTADNLGRRVPLTEHPAVAPLAEALGPDGESIETGIDRLTAAYVRNIGPNRKHRGSDLGRSDYAAPLYDLLDALDTTWTSWIRDIRLARARLIIPDAYLRDHGPGNGASFDSDREIWQLLNIPPTEQGGITLSQFAIRVEEHERSAEATTRQAVRSAGYAAQTFGIDDQGAAITATEVKAKERRSMTTRGKKIRYWSPPLAEMLHVMLLLDRLLFGRSIVPERPRIDFGGVISEDPTTLAQTLSLYQQAQAVSVDTKVRMIHPGWDEAEVQTEVARILTETGQAVPDPMQVGALD; encoded by the coding sequence GTGCCGCTGCCTGACAACAACGCCCCTTGGCCCCCGCCGCACCTTGCCCGCCCCCTCGCCGAGATGCGCGTCGATGACGCTTGGTATTCCGGCGACGCCGCCAAGCTGACCGCCGTCTACGCCAACAACCCGAGCAGGACGAACGGCGCATCCCGCCTGTGGGGGCGCCGCCGCGCACCGCAGCCCGGTAAGCGCGACAACCGTCTGCACATCCCCCTCGCCGGCGACATCGCCACCGCGAGCGCCGACCTGCTGTTCAGCGAACCGCCCGTGTTCACCGTCGCCGACACTGCGACGCAGGACCGACTGAACGAGTTGAGCGACGCCGACGGCATCGCGAACACCCTGCTCGAAGGCGCCGAGGTCGCCGCCGCACTCGGCGGCGTGTACCTGCGGATCACGTGGGATCGCTCGCTCGTCGACCGGCCGCTGCTCACCACCGTGCACGCTGATTGCGCGGTGCCCGAGTTCTCGTTCGGCCTGCTGCGCGCCGTGACCTTCTGGCACGAGCTCGCCTCGGACGGCGCGACCGTGCTCCGCCACCTGGAACGGCACGAGCGCGGTCGCATTCTGCACGCGCTCTACCAGGGCACCGCCGACAACCTCGGCCGACGCGTACCGCTCACCGAGCACCCCGCGGTCGCCCCGCTCGCCGAGGCGCTCGGCCCCGACGGCGAGTCGATCGAGACCGGCATCGACCGTCTGACCGCCGCCTACGTCCGCAACATCGGGCCAAACCGAAAGCATCGCGGCTCAGACCTCGGCCGCTCCGACTACGCCGCCCCGCTGTACGACCTGCTAGACGCGCTCGATACGACATGGACGAGTTGGATTCGCGACATCCGCCTCGCCCGCGCCCGCCTGATCATCCCCGACGCCTACTTGCGCGACCACGGCCCCGGCAACGGGGCGAGCTTTGATTCCGACCGGGAAATCTGGCAGCTCCTGAACATCCCGCCCACCGAGCAGGGCGGCATCACCCTGTCTCAGTTCGCGATCCGGGTCGAGGAGCACGAGAGGAGCGCCGAGGCCACGACACGGCAGGCCGTACGGTCGGCCGGCTACGCCGCGCAGACCTTCGGCATCGACGACCAGGGCGCCGCGATCACCGCAACCGAGGTCAAGGCGAAGGAGCGCCGGAGCATGACCACCCGCGGCAAGAAAATCCGGTATTGGTCGCCGCCCCTCGCCGAAATGCTGCACGTCATGCTGTTGCTCGACCGGCTGCTGTTCGGCCGCAGCATCGTGCCCGAGCGCCCCCGGATCGACTTCGGGGGCGTCATCAGCGAGGACCCGACCACGCTCGCGCAGACCCTTTCCCTGTATCAGCAGGCGCAGGCCGTAAGCGTCGACACCAAAGTGAGAATGATCCACCCCGGATGGGACGAGGCCGAAGTGCAGACCGAGGTCGCCCGCATCCTCACCGAGACAGGCCAGGCCGTGCCTGACCCCATGCAGGTCGGGGCCCTCGACTAA
- a CDS encoding HNH endonuclease signature motif containing protein, which produces MRADWTDRFLARITDTPAGCWQWTGYLMPNGYARFTIDGERQYAHRASYEALVEPIPEGLVIDHLCRNRGCVNPAHLEPVTQRVNVLRGASHVAARARQTECIHGHAFDEANTYRAGNGTRKCRTCRTAARARARKRTGVSCAAA; this is translated from the coding sequence GTGCGCGCCGACTGGACCGACCGATTCCTCGCCCGCATCACCGACACCCCGGCCGGCTGCTGGCAGTGGACCGGCTACCTCATGCCCAACGGATACGCCCGCTTCACCATCGACGGCGAGCGCCAGTACGCGCACCGCGCCTCGTACGAGGCCCTCGTCGAGCCGATACCCGAGGGCCTGGTGATCGACCACCTGTGCCGCAACCGCGGGTGCGTCAACCCCGCCCACCTCGAACCGGTCACGCAGCGAGTCAACGTCCTGAGGGGCGCGTCGCACGTCGCCGCCCGCGCCCGACAGACCGAGTGCATCCACGGCCACGCGTTCGACGAGGCCAACACCTACCGAGCAGGCAACGGCACCCGCAAGTGCCGCACCTGCCGCACGGCCGCGCGCGCCCGCGCACGGAAGCGAACGGGGGTGAGCTGTGCCGCTGCCTGA
- a CDS encoding PBSX family phage terminase large subunit, with protein sequence MTALAPLSPKQIDSIRGATARINLWHGSVRSGKTIASLVCFLLMIHRAPASGLIVICGRSLQTIERNCLDVLADPTLFGKVAAEVHHTRGATTAVILGRVVHLVGAADARAEGRLRGMTASLAYCDEVTLLPAAFFRQLLARLSVPGAKLIGTTNPDSPRHWLRTDYLDRADELDLAAFHFRLADNPSLSEAYVAALAAEFTGLWRRRMILGEWVVAEGSVYDAYDEALHVVDELPAMRRHWVGIDYGTANPFAALLLGLGDDDRLYVVSEWRHDSRAVHRQMTDAQYSRAVRDWLGELDVIPEWTFVDPSAASYSNQLWADGHPGVTRAVNDVIDGIRSVSNALDAGLLRIHRSCEGLLGELPTYVWSEEAAARGEDKPVKKDDHSVDALRYVIHSTAHEWRPLLTQAA encoded by the coding sequence GTGACCGCCCTCGCCCCGCTCTCCCCCAAACAGATCGACTCGATCCGCGGCGCCACCGCCCGTATCAACCTTTGGCACGGCTCAGTCCGCAGCGGAAAGACGATCGCCTCGCTCGTCTGCTTCCTACTCATGATCCACCGGGCCCCCGCGTCGGGCCTGATCGTCATCTGCGGCAGGTCGCTCCAGACGATCGAGCGGAACTGTCTCGACGTCCTCGCCGACCCGACGCTGTTCGGCAAGGTCGCCGCCGAGGTCCACCACACCCGCGGCGCCACCACGGCCGTAATCCTGGGCCGCGTCGTTCACCTCGTCGGCGCCGCGGACGCGCGCGCCGAGGGGCGCCTGCGCGGCATGACCGCCTCGCTCGCCTACTGCGACGAGGTCACGCTGCTGCCCGCCGCCTTCTTCCGGCAGCTCCTCGCCCGCCTGTCGGTCCCCGGTGCGAAGCTGATCGGGACCACGAACCCCGACTCGCCCCGGCATTGGCTGCGGACCGACTACCTCGACCGGGCCGACGAACTCGACCTCGCCGCCTTTCACTTCCGCCTCGCCGACAACCCCTCGTTGAGTGAGGCGTACGTCGCCGCCCTCGCCGCAGAGTTCACGGGCCTGTGGCGCCGGCGCATGATCCTGGGCGAGTGGGTCGTCGCCGAGGGCTCCGTCTACGACGCTTACGACGAGGCGCTGCACGTCGTCGACGAGCTGCCCGCGATGCGCCGCCATTGGGTCGGCATCGACTACGGCACCGCGAACCCCTTCGCCGCGCTGCTGCTCGGCCTCGGCGACGACGACCGGCTGTACGTGGTGAGCGAGTGGCGCCACGACTCCCGCGCCGTACACCGCCAGATGACCGACGCGCAGTACAGCCGCGCCGTCCGCGACTGGCTCGGCGAACTGGACGTGATCCCGGAATGGACGTTCGTCGACCCGAGCGCCGCCTCGTACTCCAATCAGCTTTGGGCCGACGGACACCCCGGCGTCACCCGCGCCGTAAACGACGTGATCGACGGAATCCGCAGCGTCTCGAACGCCCTCGACGCCGGCCTGCTGCGCATCCATCGCTCGTGCGAGGGACTGCTCGGCGAACTGCCCACCTACGTGTGGTCGGAAGAGGCCGCCGCCCGCGGTGAAGACAAGCCAGTGAAGAAGGACGATCACAGCGTCGACGCCCTGCGCTACGTGATCCACTCGACGGCGCACGAGTGGCGCCCCCTGCTCACGCAAGCCGCATAA
- a CDS encoding helix-turn-helix domain-containing protein, producing the protein MAEPITDADRTAVRRLHSEGKSRNAIARETGRSAATVSKIAAEQGLAFSGGARVAAATQARTADAVTRRERLADDALDGALAQVERVVEAESARDARDYATAARALTEVHAKVAELARHTSGGSAGGMLDRLADALLGPPVGGDSEEVQ; encoded by the coding sequence GTGGCCGAGCCGATCACGGACGCCGACCGCACGGCGGTGCGCCGACTGCACTCCGAAGGCAAGTCCCGCAACGCCATCGCCCGAGAGACCGGGCGGAGCGCCGCCACCGTCTCCAAGATCGCCGCCGAGCAGGGCCTCGCGTTCAGCGGCGGGGCGCGCGTGGCTGCTGCCACACAAGCCCGTACGGCCGACGCCGTCACCCGGCGCGAGCGCCTCGCCGACGACGCGCTCGACGGCGCTCTTGCTCAGGTCGAGCGGGTCGTCGAGGCCGAGTCCGCCCGGGACGCACGCGACTACGCCACGGCCGCACGCGCGCTCACCGAGGTACACGCCAAGGTCGCCGAGCTCGCCCGCCACACCAGCGGCGGGAGCGCCGGCGGGATGCTCGACCGCCTCGCCGACGCCCTGCTCGGGCCCCCGGTCGGAGGTGACAGCGAGGAGGTGCAGTGA